The Plutella xylostella chromosome Z, ilPluXylo3.1, whole genome shotgun sequence region ttttgaggtacggaaccctcaaaaagaatagtgacaatcggatcaatcgtttcggagatatgcgtggacaaacatacataccaacaagcatttataaacatacataggtacataaacatttataaaattttgaatatttgtttattagccataatatattgtcatatgtcaatatggtgcagttccaataatcttacatacataccgaacatataattatgtacttaccgaatagacaatctttttttgaaattgattaaaaaggtttattatccctgaatttagtaggaagtgatgccatgctaaagaataaaataaagcaattaaaattaattcgatacattggtcgtgagtcgtgatcctacttcatattataaatgcgaaagtttgtaagtgtaggtgtgtatgtatgtatgtatgtatgtgagtatgtttgttatttcttcactTCAAatcggctgaaccgattttaatgaaatttggaatggagttagctgacaccctggattaacacatatgttactttttatcgcggaattcccacgggaaaacttattaaggcgaagcgaagctcgcgggaacagccattatatttaaatatttgttatttttgtattagtttacttgagcaagtaaatatttagatttatctttttgtataaaaatattaagaaaaaattattacccagaaatggatcgcaatttttccttttttcggtaaaaaacttttttagtagcatcacttataaaatgtcacaattctttccaataaaaaattagagattaggtacatagataaaataaacgacGATCTCACTTATTTATGGTCAAGTGAATATTGAACTAAACatcagtaaaattaaaattactcagagcataaatataaaaatgagTGCAAGTAACTGGAGAAGCGCTGGCTTaaagtaattacataattacctatattcaTTCATTAGAATACCTATGTAACAAAAAACTATGTATACTTGGGTATTTTGTTGTAGTTGGTTGGAGTAGCACTATATAGCCGATAATTAGCAGAGAATGATAAGTCGATGTTTACTCGATAGGTAGAGGTATTCTCGGTTCTAGCTTGAAAATAGGACCAATACGAGTATCATAGGATAGGAATAGTCACTCGGTTTATGCGTACCTACAAATCAGATTTTTATAATAGAATATCATTGCTTATCGTATAAACGCAGCTTTAATTATGAAATGTCCTCAGCTATATAAACTTCTCCAACATTGCGGCGCGGACGCTTCGGAAGAGCCTCAAGGCAGAGTTCAGAGAAGACGCGGCCAAACGAGACATATCGGCTGTCCGAGTGTTCTTTTATGTGAATGGCGAAATACTACGTAAGTATACTTGCTGCGTTACGGTACCTACATTAATGCACTTAATTTGATTACGATTGTGGTCGAAGGGCCATTACTCATCATCACCCATATGGAATGCTGCCTATCGATAATCAAAGTCTGGCATTTTAGTTGAGCATGCTATACCTATGTTCTTTTTAGTCCCACCAAGATTATGAGGCCTACCatattaaacaaattaatagtTAAATCCAGAGTCAGTTTCTTAATGATTACTATTTACACATGCAGGGTTAAAACCTGAAAGTTACGCCCTGaatgaaatatttgtactTTGTTTCAGCCCTTGGAGAGAAGCCACCAGCTGAAAAGAAAGACGCTGCCGCTGTAGCTGTAAAAGTatagacataaataaaaataagtttataataatataaactgttTATTTTCTACCTTCATCTACCATACAGATAAgcactatgttttaaaatcagttcactaaatcataaaataagtagCGTTATGTTATAAACATATAACTTGATTCCAATAGGCACACTAATCACCACGTGGTATAaggtacatataaaaaaactacaaatCGATCAAACTATACGataaacatattatgtaagtgTATGTGAAATACTTCGTTTTTTTAACCATCGCCACATTATGTAATTGAGCACAATATcacaaattttatataatgccGTATgctaataattaaataacactTTATTCTTAGCTTTCCTACATAAatgtagtaaaaaaatattatttgtttattttatttggcgTCAGATTAGCCTATATAGTTACGATTAGCTTGATTTGCTTcttatttctataaaatatgtttgaaaAAGAGTAAACAAGTATGTATGATGTTtttaatgatatatttttatagcctAATAGGTATCATAGTTCAAGATTATTAAAAGAGATTTGCACCTAttactaatatattatattttcagtcCTAGcacctataaaataataaaacataatggaaTTAAGTATTTTCACAAAGAAATCTAATCACTTTATGATGATTTTCCAACAGACAGCTTAATCTCTAAAacgtttttaataaatgtaatgtaaaataaaaatatgaccTTTCTATAACCACCATTTCGAGTGTAGCTACATATTTTCGAAACCTTACTttggtttaataataatttaaaaaaacctgcCAACATGAGCAAAGTCATCTCAAAATGACTCACCAAAGAATATAATTAGTAATAGATTTGTTATCCCCACACTTGAGGTTTTCAAAGAAACATACTGAAGTTTGTTTGTGGCAATAAAGAAAcataaatcatttatactatttaTAGTAATCACCAATTACTATGAAAACTCAATGATACTGCTCAACTAACCCACGAGAAAAATAATTCCCTAAAAACCTACAAATTTCTTTCCTATGCCGCGAAAATCATCACCGAATTGAAATCCTACCTACATTTTCTTCTGGTATTACCCATTTGTTCCATATAACACAATACATCCGGACACCTAAAAAGCCGGGACTTATGAAAGTTTGATTTATCTGTATGTATGATGTACGTGTATATTTCTATCTGTCCATTATAGAATAGCACCAAAAGGTCAGATAAGGTCACAGACAAGATCCGTTCGAAACTATCTTTTTTCGTTGGATTTTTATTAATAGCTGTTCCTTGCAAACAAATCCAGTCCCACAAACTGTCCCATTTACAATAAACGTACAAAGTGTCGATTAGTATATAGATACGGAACAAACTGGCCTACTCCCTACCACTACGCCTCATCGGCCCCATCTTCGGGGTCATCGTTGACGACTGGCGCCGCTTCAGGATCCATTTCAAGTCTACCACATCGCGGCATCAGGCCGTTGTACGCACACATGCCGACGATTAGAACTGCGAAGCCGAGGAGGTGCTGCCAGTGGAACGCCTGCCATTTCACGCCGAGCGACACCATCCAGATTACGAAGGTTCTGCAAGGAATGTATTGAACATTTGAGTGGAA contains the following coding sequences:
- the LOC125491210 gene encoding protein stunted-like, which encodes MSASNWRSAGLNYINFSNIAARTLRKSLKAEFREDAAKRDISAVRVFFYVNGEILPLGEKPPAEKKDAAAVAVKV